The uncultured Ilyobacter sp. genome has a segment encoding these proteins:
- the gltX gene encoding glutamate--tRNA ligase, which produces MEKRVRTRIAPSPTGDPHVGTAYIGLFNLAFAKKNGGDFILRIEDTDQGRSTRESEEMIFETLKWLGINYSEGPDEGGDFGPYRQSERFHLYGDYARQLVEKGEAYYCFCTRDRLDKLRERQKAMGKAPGYDGHCRSLSEDEIKAKLEAGEEYVIRLKMPYEGTTVIKDRLRGDVVFENDKIDDQILLKGDGFPTYHLANVVDDYLMEITHVIRAEEWIASTPKHIQLYKAFGWETPEFIHMPLLRNSDRTKISKRKNPVSLNWYKEQGYLKEGLINFLGLMGYSFVDKREIFTIDEFIENFDINQVSLGGPVFDLVKLGWVNNQHMRMKDLDELTELAIPFFKKQNYIGEEVSEKEYKAVKRIVEILREGTHFLKELAEGAAIYYHDDYELPVVNEEMNKKERKSIERMHNAINDEIGKASIKNFMSKIENSKEDLTEEEAKALLNETLEEIGEGPGKVLMPLRVVITGQARGAELYQVISIIGRDRTLDRINNMVKKYNLF; this is translated from the coding sequence ATGGAAAAAAGAGTCAGAACTAGAATAGCCCCTTCTCCTACAGGAGACCCACATGTGGGAACAGCGTATATAGGACTATTTAACTTAGCCTTTGCTAAAAAAAATGGTGGAGATTTCATACTTAGAATAGAGGATACAGATCAGGGAAGATCTACAAGGGAATCTGAAGAGATGATATTTGAAACATTGAAATGGCTAGGTATAAATTACAGCGAAGGTCCTGATGAAGGTGGAGACTTTGGTCCTTACAGACAATCAGAGAGATTTCATCTTTATGGAGACTATGCAAGACAGCTAGTTGAAAAGGGAGAGGCTTATTATTGTTTCTGTACAAGAGATAGACTAGATAAACTGAGAGAAAGACAAAAGGCCATGGGGAAAGCCCCGGGGTATGACGGACACTGCAGATCTTTATCAGAAGATGAGATCAAGGCAAAATTAGAGGCTGGAGAAGAGTATGTAATAAGACTTAAAATGCCTTATGAGGGAACTACTGTAATAAAAGACAGATTGAGAGGGGATGTAGTTTTTGAAAATGACAAAATCGATGACCAGATTCTCCTTAAGGGTGACGGTTTCCCTACTTATCACTTGGCAAATGTAGTAGACGACTACCTCATGGAGATCACTCATGTAATCAGAGCAGAAGAGTGGATAGCATCTACTCCAAAACATATACAACTTTATAAGGCCTTTGGTTGGGAAACTCCGGAATTCATCCACATGCCATTACTTAGAAACTCAGACAGAACCAAGATATCTAAAAGAAAAAATCCAGTATCTCTAAACTGGTATAAAGAACAGGGATACCTAAAAGAGGGACTGATAAACTTCTTAGGATTGATGGGATATTCTTTTGTAGACAAGAGAGAGATATTCACTATAGATGAATTCATAGAAAATTTTGATATAAACCAGGTATCTCTGGGCGGTCCGGTATTTGACCTTGTAAAGCTAGGGTGGGTAAATAACCAGCATATGAGAATGAAGGACTTAGACGAGCTTACTGAACTTGCCATCCCTTTCTTTAAAAAGCAAAACTACATAGGAGAAGAGGTTTCAGAGAAAGAATACAAGGCAGTAAAAAGAATAGTTGAAATCCTAAGAGAGGGGACACATTTTCTAAAGGAACTTGCCGAAGGTGCAGCTATCTATTATCATGATGACTATGAACTTCCTGTAGTTAATGAAGAGATGAACAAAAAAGAGAGAAAATCCATAGAAAGAATGCATAATGCTATAAATGATGAGATTGGAAAGGCCTCTATCAAAAATTTCATGAGTAAGATAGAAAACAGTAAAGAGGATCTCACAGAGGAAGAAGCAAAGGCACTTCTAAATGAGACTCTAGAAGAGATAGGAGAGGGGCCCGGTAAGGTACTTATGCCTCTAAGAGTAGTAATCACTGGTCAGGCAAGAGGAGCTGAGCTGTATCAGGTGATATCTATCATCGGAAGAGACAGAACTCTAGACAGAATAAATAACATGGTAAAAAAATATAATTTATTTTAA
- a CDS encoding DMT family transporter, whose translation MKENNNSTCLGSIKSILDKNIMVISSIFFSGAFIAGKFSIMEFPVFSLTFFRFLIASMILFLIMYFRGEDLKISKSEIPHVIVLSLLGMVGYHLFFFTALKYTSSVNTSLIAASNPIMTTVLATIFLKERISLKAAFGIVISFIGVAIIVTNGSYEVLKNMNFNIGDLYMLIAVLSFSCYFILLKNVLSRIPPMKLTAYVFLFCVLILLPAVIIENPASYMGAVTLKGWGSLLYMATFASVIAYMLQQVSVKRIGPSKTSLYINLIPLFSMIMAYFILGEKITVQKIIAAAMIISGVIITLKSKNVSK comes from the coding sequence ATGAAAGAAAATAATAACAGTACATGCCTAGGATCAATAAAATCAATTCTAGATAAAAATATAATGGTGATATCCTCTATATTTTTTTCCGGAGCCTTTATTGCCGGGAAATTTTCCATAATGGAGTTTCCTGTTTTCTCCCTTACATTTTTCAGATTTTTAATTGCAAGTATGATACTCTTCCTGATAATGTATTTCAGAGGAGAAGACCTAAAAATATCCAAATCAGAGATACCTCATGTGATAGTACTGTCTCTTCTTGGGATGGTAGGTTATCACCTGTTTTTTTTCACTGCACTAAAGTATACATCTAGTGTAAATACATCTCTTATTGCAGCTTCGAATCCCATAATGACAACAGTTCTAGCAACGATTTTTCTAAAGGAAAGGATCTCCTTAAAAGCTGCCTTTGGTATAGTCATATCCTTTATAGGAGTTGCCATTATAGTTACCAACGGGTCATATGAAGTATTAAAGAATATGAATTTTAACATCGGAGACCTCTATATGCTAATAGCGGTATTGTCTTTCTCCTGCTATTTCATACTTCTAAAAAATGTATTAAGCAGGATTCCCCCTATGAAGCTTACGGCATATGTTTTTCTATTTTGTGTCTTGATTCTTCTCCCTGCTGTAATAATCGAAAACCCAGCCTCTTACATGGGAGCAGTTACACTAAAAGGCTGGGGAAGCCTTTTATATATGGCGACTTTTGCCTCTGTTATAGCCTATATGCTCCAACAGGTTTCAGTGAAGAGGATCGGACCTTCAAAGACCTCTTTGTATATAAATCTTATTCCACTTTTTTCAATGATAATGGCTTATTTTATTTTAGGGGAAAAGATTACAGTTCAGAAAATCATCGCAGCTGCAATGATCATCTCTGGAGTCATAATCACATTAAAAAGCAAAAATGTTTCCAAATAA
- a CDS encoding ATP-binding protein: MEKELILENIKEGLIALNSNDEIEYMNKSALYILRDNDREKVGKALINFAKKRIPYYNREFILCNKRIFINLVPVIKEECYMGSVITFVDQNEMNSIAREITGIDQVINSLRASVHEFKNKLHVVMGFIQMKEYKEAKDYIMKLQQEENKNFSLVSAVEDHYINAVLLSKGSIAREKRIDFKIENASNLREKHGGISSDDLVVIVGNLVDNAFEACMIFEESENQVKIMLDEDESRIRIEVFDNGIEISDDMKKSIFKRGISTKGKGRGSGLSLVKDKVGLYNGYVKVVEEKDGKRFVVELSKEGEM; the protein is encoded by the coding sequence GTGGAAAAAGAATTAATCCTTGAAAATATAAAAGAGGGGCTGATAGCCTTGAACTCAAATGATGAAATAGAGTATATGAATAAAAGTGCCCTTTATATATTGAGGGACAATGACAGGGAAAAAGTCGGCAAGGCTCTCATAAACTTTGCAAAAAAGAGAATTCCATATTACAACAGAGAATTTATATTGTGCAATAAAAGAATTTTTATAAATCTCGTACCGGTAATAAAAGAGGAATGTTATATGGGGTCGGTAATAACTTTTGTAGACCAAAATGAAATGAACAGCATAGCTAGAGAGATAACTGGTATAGATCAGGTAATAAACAGCCTGAGAGCCAGTGTCCATGAATTTAAAAATAAGCTTCATGTGGTCATGGGGTTTATTCAGATGAAGGAGTACAAAGAAGCAAAAGACTATATAATGAAGCTTCAGCAAGAGGAAAACAAGAATTTTTCATTGGTAAGTGCAGTTGAAGATCACTATATAAATGCTGTCTTACTTTCTAAGGGAAGTATTGCCAGGGAAAAGAGGATAGATTTCAAGATTGAAAACGCCTCTAACCTACGAGAAAAACACGGGGGAATATCAAGTGATGACCTAGTTGTAATAGTTGGGAATCTTGTAGATAATGCATTTGAGGCCTGTATGATATTTGAAGAGTCTGAAAACCAGGTGAAGATAATGTTGGATGAGGATGAGTCTAGAATCCGTATAGAGGTCTTTGATAACGGAATAGAGATTTCTGACGATATGAAAAAAAGTATATTTAAAAGAGGGATTAGCACAAAAGGTAAAGGAAGAGGTTCGGGTCTTAGTCTTGTAAAGGACAAGGTCGGGTTATATAATGGGTATGTAAAAGTTGTAGAGGAAAAAGATGGGAAAAGATTTGTAGTAGAGCTGTCAAAGGAAGGTGAGATGTGA
- a CDS encoding response regulator translates to MKKVLIVEDDPMVAMINKKYVDSFEGFGVTGCVSKREDFFDILSNKDVDLIIMDVYMPGKSGLELLKEMRELGYTTDVVMVTAANSVKEVKKAFAYGVVDYLIKPFEFERLKEALEKYEARSVVFSEKENFQQNEIDKLYTSESIEEELPKGIQSKTLNKIIILMENEEKEKVWTIKELSEKLMISGVTIKKYLDFLEKNERIRASVFHGQRGRPEYRYRLMG, encoded by the coding sequence GTGAAAAAAGTTTTGATAGTTGAAGATGACCCCATGGTAGCTATGATAAATAAAAAATATGTAGATTCATTTGAGGGGTTTGGTGTAACTGGGTGTGTCAGTAAAAGAGAGGATTTTTTTGACATTCTGTCTAACAAGGATGTGGACCTAATAATAATGGATGTATATATGCCAGGTAAAAGCGGGCTAGAACTCTTGAAAGAGATGAGGGAACTTGGGTATACAACAGATGTAGTAATGGTAACTGCGGCAAACAGCGTAAAAGAGGTAAAAAAGGCCTTTGCCTACGGGGTGGTGGATTACCTTATAAAACCCTTTGAATTTGAGAGACTGAAAGAAGCCCTTGAAAAGTATGAGGCAAGGTCAGTTGTTTTTTCCGAAAAAGAAAATTTTCAGCAAAATGAGATAGATAAACTTTATACCAGTGAGAGTATAGAGGAGGAACTTCCCAAGGGGATACAAAGTAAGACTTTAAATAAAATAATAATCCTTATGGAAAATGAGGAAAAAGAAAAGGTTTGGACAATAAAGGAACTATCGGAAAAACTCATGATAAGCGGAGTTACCATAAAAAAATATTTAGATTTCCTTGAAAAAAATGAAAGAATAAGAGCTAGTGTGTTTCACGGACAAAGAGGCAGGCCTGAATATAGATATAGGCTGATGGGGTAG
- a CDS encoding YhdH/YhfP family quinone oxidoreductase: MEKFRAVRIFEEDGKFVKKLVERDIAELPEGEVLIKVKYSSLNYKDALSCIGNKGITRKFPHTPGIDAAGIVADSKSEEFKKGDEVLAIGYDLGMNTDGGFGEYIRVPADWVVKRPEKLSLKEAMIYGTAGYTAGQSVYELVTSGVKPEDGEILISGATGGVGSHSVRFLSKLGYDVVAVVNSEDEEKTALAMGAKRVISREEAVDNSGKALLSQKWAGAIDTVGGATLSTMVRSIKFGGTVTTCGNVTGAEMPGITVFPFILRAIKLIGIASAYSSKERRRIVWEKLADEWKSDKLQMGIKEVGIDGILQEVDNMLDAKLVGRVILVHE, encoded by the coding sequence ATGGAAAAGTTTAGAGCCGTAAGGATATTTGAGGAAGATGGTAAATTTGTAAAAAAGCTAGTTGAAAGAGATATAGCAGAGCTTCCTGAGGGTGAAGTTTTAATAAAAGTAAAATACTCATCACTAAACTACAAAGATGCTCTTTCATGCATTGGAAATAAGGGTATAACTAGAAAATTTCCGCATACGCCAGGAATAGATGCAGCAGGAATAGTTGCAGACTCTAAATCAGAAGAGTTTAAAAAAGGGGATGAAGTTCTAGCTATAGGTTATGATCTAGGTATGAACACAGACGGAGGCTTTGGAGAATATATAAGAGTTCCTGCAGACTGGGTTGTGAAAAGGCCTGAAAAATTAAGTCTAAAGGAAGCTATGATATACGGAACTGCAGGTTATACAGCTGGTCAGTCAGTATACGAACTTGTTACTTCTGGAGTGAAACCTGAAGACGGAGAGATCCTGATAAGTGGAGCTACAGGAGGTGTGGGAAGTCATTCAGTGAGATTTTTATCAAAACTCGGCTATGACGTGGTGGCCGTTGTGAACAGTGAAGATGAGGAAAAGACAGCCCTTGCCATGGGAGCAAAGAGAGTCATATCAAGGGAAGAGGCTGTGGATAACAGTGGTAAGGCTCTCCTCAGTCAAAAATGGGCAGGTGCAATAGACACTGTTGGTGGTGCTACACTTTCTACTATGGTGAGATCGATAAAATTTGGAGGGACAGTAACTACCTGCGGAAATGTCACAGGGGCCGAGATGCCTGGAATAACTGTGTTTCCATTTATCTTGAGGGCCATAAAGCTTATCGGAATAGCTTCTGCTTACTCATCTAAAGAGAGAAGGAGAATAGTATGGGAAAAACTGGCAGATGAGTGGAAAAGTGATAAACTTCAAATGGGAATCAAAGAAGTTGGCATCGATGGAATACTTCAAGAGGTGGACAACATGCTCGATGCAAAACTTGTGGGGAGAGTAATATTAGTCCATGAATAA
- a CDS encoding diguanylate cyclase, which produces MRLKKENGKGRPISICLMDIPNLAHINNKLGITGGDKLIKTVGNILSSNFRKTDPFREIQ; this is translated from the coding sequence ATGAGACTAAAAAAAGAGAACGGCAAAGGCAGACCTATCTCTATATGCCTTATGGATATACCAAATCTTGCTCATATCAATAATAAACTTGGTATAACTGGCGGAGACAAGCTGATAAAAACAGTGGGAAACATTCTTTCCTCCAATTTTAGGAAAACAGATCCCTTTAGAGAAATTCAGTAA
- the dusB gene encoding tRNA dihydrouridine synthase DusB, which yields MMKIYVAPMAGVTDYTYRRIMKEFHPDLLFTEMVSVNAVEMANDKTINKMLRLLPDDAVQIFGKDIEIMKNSAKYVENLGVKHIDVNMGCPVPKIIKNGYGSAMLEDPEHARKMMLELRRSLKPETGLSMKIRIGYKNHKDPLRFAKIAQEAGCEHITIHGRTKEQMYSGTADWDVIKDVKSQVNIPVIGNGDIFTPEDAYQKAMYSKVDGVMLARGIYGNPWLIKQVREMFEDGKVTTVPTADDKVDMAIKHVKYAREDHPERGFYFEIRKHLCWYIKGLKNATHVKNLINRSESYEEIIEILENLRKANIQNNEGGISNEQ from the coding sequence ATAATGAAGATTTATGTGGCACCTATGGCTGGTGTGACTGATTATACATATAGAAGAATAATGAAGGAGTTTCATCCTGACCTGTTGTTTACAGAGATGGTAAGTGTAAATGCAGTGGAGATGGCCAACGACAAAACTATAAATAAAATGCTGAGACTACTGCCAGATGATGCAGTGCAGATCTTCGGGAAAGATATAGAGATAATGAAAAACAGCGCAAAATATGTAGAAAATCTAGGGGTGAAACATATAGATGTGAATATGGGATGCCCGGTACCTAAGATAATCAAAAACGGATATGGGTCTGCCATGCTAGAAGATCCAGAGCATGCAAGAAAAATGATGCTGGAACTTCGCAGGTCTCTGAAGCCTGAAACAGGATTATCTATGAAGATAAGAATAGGCTATAAAAACCACAAGGATCCTCTGAGGTTTGCAAAAATAGCCCAGGAGGCTGGATGTGAACATATAACCATACACGGGAGAACAAAGGAGCAGATGTATTCTGGAACTGCAGACTGGGATGTGATAAAAGATGTGAAATCCCAGGTGAATATCCCTGTAATAGGGAACGGAGATATATTTACTCCTGAAGATGCCTACCAAAAGGCGATGTACTCAAAGGTAGACGGTGTGATGCTTGCTAGGGGGATATACGGCAATCCCTGGCTTATAAAGCAAGTGAGAGAGATGTTTGAAGACGGGAAGGTAACCACTGTCCCTACCGCCGATGACAAGGTAGATATGGCAATAAAACATGTGAAATATGCCAGAGAAGACCACCCAGAGAGAGGGTTTTATTTTGAGATAAGAAAACATCTATGCTGGTATATAAAGGGATTAAAAAATGCAACTCACGTAAAAAACCTCATAAACAGATCAGAATCTTATGAGGAAATTATTGAAATACTTGAAAATCTGAGAAAAGCAAATATTCAAAATAACGAGGGTGGAATATCTAATGAGCAATGA
- the mutS gene encoding DNA mismatch repair protein MutS, whose product MSNETPLMKQYREIKEENRDSILFFRLGDFYEMFFDDAVIASKELGITLTSRNKEKGQNVPLAGIPYHSSASYMAKLVRKGYKVAVCEQVEDPKTAKGIVKREVVKVITPGTVIDTDYLDDKSNNYLLCVYIKGDRAGIAYVDITTGEFKTTELEGEDIISKALNEVHKISPNEIIVEEKTYENFSDKFKNYAAISELTMQSVSFAKNSEEILKDYFRVISLDSYGLKGKKEAVAAGAMALEYVLELQKYNELPINKISYENSEEHMDLNLTTQRNLELIQNQREKSSLGTLLWVLDCCKTSMGTRMLKSFIKNPLLKVEKIEKRQEDIGYFIDEVLIREEIREILKNIYDIERLIGKVIMGTENGRDLIALKKSIRGALEILKILGNRQLFESDLEKLIEIYNLIEKSINEEPPFSVREGGMIKSGYNPELDELHDLSKSGKNYILDIERRERERTEIKNLKVKYNKVFGYFIEVTRANSSLVPEDYIRKQTLTNAERYITPELKDYESKVLNAKEKIEALEYQIFKEISSEIKEENRVFQELAQNLAYLDVVTSLSDVAIKNDYVKPEVFEGFSLDIKGGRHPIVEKLVGPGDFVKNDILLDEDKSIIILTGPNMAGKSTYMKQLALIILMAQVGSYVPADHAKIGIVDKIFTRVGASDDLVSGQSTFMVEMSEVANIVNSATEKSFVILDEVGRGTSTFDGISIASSITEYIHDKIGSKTIFATHYHELTELEGKLEKAVNYRIEVKETENDVVFLREIVKGGADKSYGIEVARLAGLPREILNKSKATLKSLEAKRALIEKKMKGEQLSLFGGAIETEEIPLEEEKRVVTPEEEKAIEIICDTDLNSLTPLDALVKLSELKKMLK is encoded by the coding sequence ATGAGCAATGAAACACCACTGATGAAACAATATAGAGAGATAAAAGAGGAGAACAGAGACAGCATCCTCTTTTTTAGACTTGGGGATTTTTATGAGATGTTTTTTGACGATGCAGTCATAGCATCTAAAGAACTGGGGATAACCCTCACAAGCAGAAATAAAGAAAAAGGACAGAATGTACCTCTAGCGGGGATACCTTATCACTCATCGGCATCCTATATGGCCAAACTTGTAAGGAAGGGGTACAAGGTCGCAGTGTGCGAGCAGGTGGAAGATCCAAAGACTGCCAAAGGGATAGTAAAAAGAGAGGTAGTGAAGGTAATCACCCCGGGGACTGTAATAGATACAGATTATTTGGATGATAAGAGTAACAACTATTTACTCTGTGTGTATATAAAAGGAGACAGAGCAGGGATAGCATATGTGGATATAACTACGGGGGAATTTAAAACCACGGAACTGGAAGGGGAAGATATAATATCTAAGGCCCTTAATGAGGTGCATAAGATATCTCCCAATGAGATCATAGTAGAGGAAAAGACCTATGAGAATTTTTCTGATAAATTTAAAAATTATGCAGCTATCAGTGAGCTGACTATGCAGAGTGTTTCCTTTGCAAAAAACAGCGAAGAGATACTAAAAGATTACTTTAGGGTGATCTCCCTAGACAGCTACGGACTCAAAGGTAAGAAGGAAGCGGTGGCTGCAGGGGCTATGGCACTAGAATATGTCTTGGAACTACAAAAATATAATGAACTGCCTATAAATAAAATATCCTATGAAAATAGTGAAGAACATATGGATCTGAATCTGACTACCCAGAGAAATCTGGAGCTTATTCAAAATCAAAGAGAAAAATCTAGTTTAGGAACTCTTTTATGGGTGCTTGATTGCTGCAAGACCTCTATGGGAACGAGGATGCTTAAAAGCTTTATAAAAAATCCACTACTCAAGGTTGAGAAGATTGAAAAAAGGCAGGAGGATATAGGGTATTTTATAGATGAGGTTCTTATCCGTGAAGAGATAAGAGAGATTCTGAAAAATATATATGATATAGAAAGACTCATAGGAAAGGTTATAATGGGAACCGAAAACGGGCGTGACCTTATTGCCCTTAAGAAGTCCATAAGAGGAGCACTGGAAATATTAAAAATACTTGGAAACAGACAGCTATTCGAGAGTGACCTTGAAAAGCTGATAGAGATATATAACCTCATAGAAAAATCCATAAATGAGGAACCTCCATTCTCTGTAAGAGAGGGAGGGATGATAAAAAGCGGATATAATCCTGAGTTGGATGAGCTTCACGATCTCTCTAAAAGCGGTAAAAACTATATATTGGATATAGAAAGAAGAGAGAGGGAAAGAACCGAGATAAAAAACCTCAAGGTGAAATATAACAAGGTATTTGGGTATTTTATAGAGGTGACAAGAGCCAACTCATCCCTTGTACCAGAAGATTACATAAGAAAACAGACTCTGACAAATGCCGAAAGGTATATAACACCTGAACTGAAAGACTATGAATCTAAGGTTTTAAATGCCAAAGAGAAGATAGAGGCCTTGGAATATCAGATTTTTAAAGAGATATCTTCTGAAATAAAAGAGGAAAATCGGGTTTTTCAGGAGTTGGCACAAAATCTGGCTTATCTGGATGTTGTGACCTCCCTTTCAGATGTGGCTATAAAAAATGATTATGTGAAACCCGAGGTTTTTGAAGGATTTTCACTGGATATAAAGGGTGGGAGACATCCTATAGTAGAAAAACTTGTGGGTCCGGGAGACTTTGTAAAAAATGACATACTATTAGATGAGGACAAGAGTATAATAATACTGACAGGACCCAATATGGCTGGAAAATCCACCTATATGAAACAGCTTGCCCTTATAATACTTATGGCACAGGTGGGTTCTTATGTCCCGGCAGACCATGCCAAGATAGGAATAGTGGATAAGATATTTACAAGGGTAGGAGCAAGTGATGATCTCGTAAGTGGTCAGTCAACATTTATGGTGGAGATGAGCGAGGTAGCAAATATAGTCAACAGCGCCACAGAAAAATCCTTTGTAATTTTGGATGAGGTGGGAAGAGGTACTTCTACTTTTGACGGAATATCAATAGCCAGCTCAATAACAGAGTATATCCATGACAAGATAGGATCAAAAACTATCTTTGCAACTCACTATCATGAACTCACTGAATTAGAGGGGAAACTAGAAAAAGCTGTGAACTACAGGATAGAGGTAAAAGAGACAGAGAATGATGTGGTCTTCCTGAGGGAGATAGTAAAAGGCGGGGCTGATAAGTCCTATGGAATAGAGGTGGCAAGGCTTGCAGGTCTTCCTCGGGAGATACTAAACAAGTCAAAGGCCACTCTTAAATCTCTCGAGGCTAAAAGGGCTCTGATTGAGAAAAAAATGAAGGGAGAGCAACTCTCACTCTTCGGCGGAGCAATAGAAACAGAGGAGATACCTTTAGAAGAGGAAAAAAGAGTAGTGACACCAGAAGAGGAAAAGGCAATTGAGATCATATGTGATACAGATCTTAATTCCCTTACTCCCCTTGATGCCCTGGTAAAACTCAGTGAATTGAAAAAAATGTTGAAATAG